In [Mycobacterium] stephanolepidis, the genomic window GCCGACGACGACACCGTCGTGCCGGGGCACCAGATAGACGTGACGTCCGTGTACCCGCGCCCGGATCACGTTCGTGGGCGGGGGCATCGCGCCGGGGCGCCGTCGCAACCGCAGCACCTCGCCCTTCACCGGACGAATCGGCAGATTCGCGAGAGTTGCCGCCTGCACCCCGTTCGCGATCACGATCTGATCGGCGGACGCCTCCTGGACGGCGGCAACCGCGGTGCCCATATGCACGCCCAGCGCCTCGCATTCGGCGGCCAACACGTGCAACACCGCTCGATTGTCGACGGCGAGTTCTTCGGGCGCGGTGAATCCGCGACGGATGTTCTGCGCCAGCAGCGGCTCGATATCGCGGGCGTTGGTGGTCGAGGCAACGGTGTGACCGCGCCCGGCCAGCCAGTCCGCCATGGTCCTCAGCTCGCCGACATCGGCCGTGTCGACGGCCACGGTGAGTGACCCCCGTGCGGTGATCACGGCACCTGCCACGTCCTCGTCGATGAAGCCGTCGCGCCAGATCCCGAGGGATTCGATACCCAGATCCAGCAGGTCATCCTCACCCGGCCAGGCCTCGCTGTAGGGCGCAAGCATGCCGCCCGCCACCCAGGACGGACCCTTTCGGCCGTCGTCGTGAACAGTGACCCGCCAGCCGAGGCGGGCGGCTTCACGTGCCACGGAAAGCCCGATGACCCCGCCGCCGATGACGGCGACAGAGCCTGATTGAGACGACATCACAATCGGAGTCACTCCCTTCGCCGGCATGACCCGGATCAGGTCGGACGGTCAGGGCTGGATTCGTTGGCCCACTCTCAGCCCGCTCATCCCGGGGCTCCCGCGTTACTTACACCTACAACGCTAGCGTCTTCGACTATGCACCCGCGTTCGGCCCGGCTTGGGTCTGCCCACCTCTATCTCTGCACCGACGCGCGCCGAGAGCGCGGCGATCTCGCCGAATTCGTGGACGCCGCCCTCGCCGGCGGAGTCGACATCGTGCAGCTGCGCGACAAGGGGTCCGTGGGTGAGCAGCAGTTCGGCCGGCTTGAGCCCTCCGAAGAACTCGAGTACCTGGCTGTTCTCGGTGCGGCCGCCGCGCGTCACGGCGCCCTGTTCGCGGTCAACGACCGTGCCGACATCGCCCGCGCGGCGGGGGCCGACGTCCTGCATCTCGGCCAGGATGACCTGCCTCTCGCGGTCGCCAGGGAGATCGTCGGTCCGGATGTGCTGATCGGCCGATCCACACATGATGCGGTCCAGGCCCGCGAGGCAGCCCTCGATACCGGGGTCGACTACTTCTGCTGCGGACCCTGCTGGCCGACGCCCACCAAACCGGGCCGCACCGCGGCCGGCCTCGAGCTTGTCAGCACGGCCGCTGCACTCGAGACTGCCAAGCCGTGGTTCGCGATCGGCGGTATCGACGAGGCACGGGTGCCCGAGGTGGTCGCGGCGGGAGCCTCGCGGATCGTCGTGGTGCGAGCGATCACCGCGTCCGTCGATCCCGGTGCGGCGGCAGCGTCCCTTCGCGAGCTAGTTCACCCAGCGCATACCGCACGCACGTAAATCACGCAGATCTGCTGCACCCGGTATGCGCTCGGCGTACGTCTCAGGGCCAGATCTGCGCCGGAGCCTCCGGATATTTCGCCTTCCAGCCCACCCATTGCGTATCGGTGGGCCCGATCGCGCTCTCGAGAATGGTCCACTTCGGGCCGGTCTTTCTGAGTAGACCCTCATACCGCGTCGGGTTGGAGCCGCCGGTGTCCTGCAGCTGACCATCGATCAGCGCCCAGTCGTCAGCACTCTTGAACGTCGTCACGTCGAGTTTGACGGGTTTACCCAGGTCGGCCTCGACGCGAGCAAGCGCGGCCGCCACCACCTCGTTGCGGTTGCCCGGCCCGCTCTCGGCTTTCTCTGAGCTGCAGGCGCCCATCAGCACGCTCGTGATCATCGCCAACGTCAGGAGAAAGCCGGTACGCATAACCGAACGCTACGGCAGTTGCCAGGCGAAACGCCCGGGCTCGAGCTCGACGGTACCGGGCCCGGAGAATCCGTTCGATGTCCCCTGCAGCGTCGTCACTACCCGCAGCAGCGGCCACGCCGACTTGAACCCGGGATGCAACCGCATCCCCTCGATCTTTTCCTCGGGCACCCATCGCAGTTCGGTGCTCTCGTGATTGGCCTCGGTGGGCAACAGCTCCGCGGCATCGGCAACGACCGTCGTGTAGGTCCAGTGCGCCTGGCCGTCAATGCGTTTGGTCACCACCGAGGAGCGGATGGTCATGGCGCCCGGCGCGATTCCCGCTTCCTCGGCTGCCTCCCGGACCGCTGCCTGCTCGGCGGACTCATGGCTGTCCCGCGCTCCGCCGGGCAACGCCCAGGTACCACCCTGATGACTCCACCAGGCCCGGTGCTGTAGCAGCACCGCAGGCTGACCGCTCGACAGCGGTGCGCGCAACAGCAAACCCGCTGCACCGAACCGCCCCCAGAATCGCGCACCCGTGTCGGCGACAACCCATCCGTCACCGTCGCCACGCACAGAGTCCACAGTAGAGCCACCAAAGACTAAATATGCTCTTAGACTTCCCATTAAGGCCGGGGAGAGGAAGGTACGAGGTGACTGTCGGGACGACGCGGTTAGCGCACCCGTCGACCGAGCCCGTCGGCGCGACAACACCTGTCGTGCCGGCTCATCCGTGGTGGTGGTTCCTCAAGTCCACCCCCGGCAAGATTCTGATGCTCGGTATCGTCCTGGCCACCGCCGGTGTGCTGTCCGCGGTGGCCACTTCGGCGAGCGTGCAGAACCGGCAACTCGCCCTGAGCACGGTGCTCAACCACACCGAACCGTTGGCCTACTCGGCCGGGCAGCTCTACAGCACCCTGTCGGTCGCCGACGCCGCAGCGACCACCGCGTTCATCGCGGGTACCGAACCGCAGGGCGTCCGTGAGAGGTACGAGCAGGCCATCACCGACGCCTCGACCGCGCTGGTCGCCGCGTCCAGCGGTCTCACCGACAGACCGATGCAGGAGCTGCTGAGCCGGATCAACGCCGAACTGTCGGTCTACACCGGACTCATCGAGACCGCGCGTACCAACAATCGGGCCAGCAATCCCGTCGGCGCCTCGTACCTGAGCGAGGCATCCGCGCTGATGCAGCACACGATCCTGCCGGACGCGCAGCTTCTCTACGAGGAAACGTCCAACCGCGTCGATCAGGAGACCAGCGCATCCACGCGGGTGCCCTTCCCGGTGATCCTCATCGTGCTGGCCACCATGATCGGTGGGGTGCTCGGCCATCGCTGGTTGTCCAAGCAGACGCGACGCATGATCAATCCCGGCATGCTGGCCGGTGGCGCGGCTCTACTGCTTATGGTGGTTTGGGTGGGTATCGCACTGGCCGTCTCCGCCTCGCTGGGCACCGAC contains:
- the thiE gene encoding thiamine phosphate synthase; translation: MHPRSARLGSAHLYLCTDARRERGDLAEFVDAALAGGVDIVQLRDKGSVGEQQFGRLEPSEELEYLAVLGAAAARHGALFAVNDRADIARAAGADVLHLGQDDLPLAVAREIVGPDVLIGRSTHDAVQAREAALDTGVDYFCCGPCWPTPTKPGRTAAGLELVSTAAALETAKPWFAIGGIDEARVPEVVAAGASRIVVVRAITASVDPGAAAASLRELVHPAHTART
- the thiO gene encoding glycine oxidase ThiO produces the protein MSSQSGSVAVIGGGVIGLSVAREAARLGWRVTVHDDGRKGPSWVAGGMLAPYSEAWPGEDDLLDLGIESLGIWRDGFIDEDVAGAVITARGSLTVAVDTADVGELRTMADWLAGRGHTVASTTNARDIEPLLAQNIRRGFTAPEELAVDNRAVLHVLAAECEALGVHMGTAVAAVQEASADQIVIANGVQAATLANLPIRPVKGEVLRLRRRPGAMPPPTNVIRARVHGRHVYLVPRHDGVVVGATQYEHGHDTAPAVAGVRDLLDDACAVLPCLGEYEFAECAAGLRPMTDDNLPMVGRIDDRTLVAAGHGRSGFLLAPWTAKTIGVVLGGGESPNAVDPRRFEKAHSQEAR
- a CDS encoding NUDIX domain-containing protein; protein product: MRGDGDGWVVADTGARFWGRFGAAGLLLRAPLSSGQPAVLLQHRAWWSHQGGTWALPGGARDSHESAEQAAVREAAEEAGIAPGAMTIRSSVVTKRIDGQAHWTYTTVVADAAELLPTEANHESTELRWVPEEKIEGMRLHPGFKSAWPLLRVVTTLQGTSNGFSGPGTVELEPGRFAWQLP